A stretch of DNA from Gimesia chilikensis:
CGAACACACCTTCCTCGCCCAGCAGATGGGCGTCGAACTCGTTCAGGGTACCGACCTGTTCGTGGAAGACGGCTATGTCTTCATGAAGACCACACAGGGACCGCGTCGCGTCGACGTCATCTATCGCCGCATCGACGATGACTTCCTGGATCCGAAATGTTTCCGTTCCGATTCCGCTCTCGGCGTCGAGAACCTGATGGAAGTCTGTCGCGCCGGTCGCGTCACCCTGGCGAATGCACCGGGAACAGGCGTCGCTGACGATAAAGCCGTCTACGCCTACGTGCCGCAGATCATCAAATACTACCTGGGGGAAGAAGCCATTCTGCCGAATGTACCGACTTACCTCTGTTCTGATCAGAAACAGCGCGATCACGTACTGGCGAACCTGGATCAGCTGGTTGTGAAACCCACCAACGAATCAGGGGGCTACGGTATCCTGATGGGGCCTCAGTCCTCACAGGCAGAACGTGATAAATGTGCCGACGCCATTCGTGCCAATCCCCGCGAGTGGATTGCCCAACCCATGTTGAAACTCTCAACCGTCCCCACCCTGATCGGCGATGAACTTTGCCCCAGACATGTGGACCTGCGACCGTTTGTGCTCTGCGGAAAAGATATTTACGTAATGCCGGGAGGCTTGACGCGTGTAGCGCTGCGAGAAGGATCAATGGTCGTTAACTCTTCACAGGGGGGAGGCAGCAAAGATACGTGGATTCTGCGAAACGGACACACGCTGTCTGATCCGCATTTTTCACCCGCAGCTCTGGAGAAGATTTGATGCTCAGTCGTGTCGCTAGTTCCGTTTACTGGTTAAGTCGCTATGTCGAACGTGCAGAAAACGTCGCGCGATTTATAGACGTCAACTACAACCTCACCCTCGGAGAAACGGACACCCTCGCCAATCAGTGGGCGCCGCTCGTCTATACCACCGGAGATCAGGCTCCCTACGAAAAACTCTACGGCGAACCCACGCGGGAAAACGTCCTCAAGTTTCTCTCGTTTGATAAGAAAAATCCGAACTCGATCATCTCCTGTGTCTCACTGGCGCGGGAAAACGCCCGCACCATTCGTGAAATTATCCCCACAGTCGTCTGGGAACAGCTCAATCAGTTCTACTTCATGGTCCGCTCGGCAGCCAGTCAGCCCGGCCTGATGGATCAGCCACAGGAATTCTGTGAACGTGTCCGCCTCGCCAGTCACATGCTGGTTGGTGCCACTGATGCCACCATGTCGCATGGAGAAGCCTGGCATTTCTCCCGTACAGGTCGCCTGATTGAACGGGCCGACAAGACCTCGCGCATTGTCGATGTGCAGTACTATATCCTGCTGCCCGATGCCCGGGACGTGGGAAGTGCCCTCGACGTAGTCCGCTGGTCGGCCCTGCTCCGTTCCGCCAGTGCCCTGGCCATGTACCGCAGACAGTACGGCAAAATCACCCCCTCGCGCGTCGCGGACTTTCTGATTCTGGATACTCAGTTCCCCCGGGCAATGCACTTCTGCCTGCGGAAAGCTCAACAGTCACTGCGCTACATCACCGGCAGTACCGCGGGCACATTCCAGAACCTTGCCGAACAACGGATGGGGCTCTTATGTTCCAATATGGATTATACCAGCATCGATGACATCATCGATCAGGGACTGCACCAGTACATCGACGGGTTCCAAAAGCAGCTCAATCTGGTAGGCGAAGCGATTCAGGATGTATTCTTCACGCCACAATATCAGTCACAGGCATCCTCTACGCAAACGCAATCACAAACGGGTTGATTTCTGCCCTCTATCCGGCAACCCCGTTTCAGTTAACACCGAATGATGAACCAACATGATCCGCGTCGCTCTCAACCACAAATCAATTTATAAGTACGACCGCCTCGTCGAACTGGCCCCCCAGCTCGTGCGACTCCGTCCCGCCCCCCACTGCCGCACACCAATCTGCAGCTACTCCCTGCGGGTCGAACCGGAAAAACATTTCATTAACTGGCTTCAG
This window harbors:
- a CDS encoding circularly permuted type 2 ATP-grasp protein; amino-acid sequence: MRLAPYQSIDCFDEMFAPDGQPRPSGKKFVERLQTLTEGSLQQRQKAAELSLQNMGITFNVYGHEAGTEKVWPFDLLPRIIDAHEWEVVESGLKQRIHALNLFINDVYNDCKIFKDKAVPEDLIRSSKTLRQQCQGYQPPQGVWCHITGVDLIRDADGQIYVLEDNLRCPSGVSYVLENRELMKRTFAPVFQGMSVAPIEDYNEQLLKTLLDCAPEGVSDPTAVVLTPGIYNSAYFEHTFLAQQMGVELVQGTDLFVEDGYVFMKTTQGPRRVDVIYRRIDDDFLDPKCFRSDSALGVENLMEVCRAGRVTLANAPGTGVADDKAVYAYVPQIIKYYLGEEAILPNVPTYLCSDQKQRDHVLANLDQLVVKPTNESGGYGILMGPQSSQAERDKCADAIRANPREWIAQPMLKLSTVPTLIGDELCPRHVDLRPFVLCGKDIYVMPGGLTRVALREGSMVVNSSQGGGSKDTWILRNGHTLSDPHFSPAALEKI
- a CDS encoding alpha-E domain-containing protein → MLSRVASSVYWLSRYVERAENVARFIDVNYNLTLGETDTLANQWAPLVYTTGDQAPYEKLYGEPTRENVLKFLSFDKKNPNSIISCVSLARENARTIREIIPTVVWEQLNQFYFMVRSAASQPGLMDQPQEFCERVRLASHMLVGATDATMSHGEAWHFSRTGRLIERADKTSRIVDVQYYILLPDARDVGSALDVVRWSALLRSASALAMYRRQYGKITPSRVADFLILDTQFPRAMHFCLRKAQQSLRYITGSTAGTFQNLAEQRMGLLCSNMDYTSIDDIIDQGLHQYIDGFQKQLNLVGEAIQDVFFTPQYQSQASSTQTQSQTG